GGTGGGATGGAACAGGAAAGCTGGTCCTGCACCACAGTCTGGTGGCCTGACCTGGGCTGTGAGCTGCTGCCCCTGAGGCTTCGGGTGAACCTGCAGGATGAGAGCGTCCGCCATGCAGTTCACGGACATCATGCTGGACGGCGTCTGTCATCACTGCCCGCAAACTTgggtttctccttcctctgcctctgagCTGACTCAGAACTTGTTTCACTTCCAGGTGGCAAGACAGGGCAGGCACCTGGCTCCCGCGCGCCTTCTCCCCGGCTTCCCACGAAAACTCTCAGTGGCCCACTTAACCCTCCTGCATCTCCCAGGCTAGGCAATGCCTCCGAGGCTCATGGCACCGCCAGGACAGTCCCTCCTCGCCCCAGCATGCCTGCCCCACcgcctcccaccccgcccccacctcctccacccctacccccacccctgcccccttcctcccccaccaaaGCTCCGCTAGTGTCCCCACCTGGCCCGCCCACCAAAGGGAACCCCCCAGGGGTtgcaccccctctcccctctgcaccgccccctccccctccacccccaccccatcccgcaacgccacccccaccccccctggcCTCTGTTCTCAGTGACAAGGCCATGAAGCCTCAGCTAGCCCCCTTGTACCTGCcgcccatcccacccccactccctctcctcccaccttgtGGGTATCCCGGGCTCACTGCCCAAGATGTTCGGGagcctcccgccccaccccctccgccacccccaccctctcttTATGCTTCCTGTACCCCGAGGTCCTCTGTGCCCATGCCTCCTTTGCCAGGAGCTAACAACAACAGCGAAGcccccctcctgctgccccccaagtctcccagcctccaggcccaGTCACCCAAGTCCAGCGTGCAGGCCTTGCCGGTGCCACCAGCCCCTCCAGGATCCCAGCCATTCCTGCAGAAGAAGAGGCCCGGCCGAGGCCCAGGTAAGCACCAGTCTTCTGGTCCAGGGTGGCCGCATCCGAGGATCACTCAACCCTCGCCAGTAATTATGAAGGTGCTAGGGACACCGAGCATCCGAGGATCACTCAACCCACGCCAGTAATTATGAAGGTGCTGCTCCTAGAGCAGAGCCACTTGGGAGCACCTTGAGATGTCTTAACTCTTGGATTTTGTTTTAGAACAGAGCTATCAGTGCCCCTCATGGAGCCCAGTAAAACTTGTATGGGACTTGATGTTGTATTCGTGTTGGAGACAGGAAACCAAGGGGCAGGGAGGCTGAAagacttgtccaagatcatgcAGACCGAAGGCCAGGCATTCTGGCTTTGATCACCTTGCaattactagctatgtgaccctaGGTaatcacttagcctctctgtgcttccttctcctcatctgtaaaacggggacaGCAATATTTCCCACCTCTTGTGATTGCTGGAGCAGGGCCTAGCAGCACTGAGCTCTAGAGAAGGGTTATTTATTCTGACTCTCATCATTCATACACCCAAATCTCCTGTCTGCAGTGGAGGGGGCTGTGGGTGCAGTTTGTTTCCAGAACCAGGTGTCTGGTGTAATTTTTGCCTGAGTTACTACAGCCTGGCTCCCAACCACAGTCTGCACTGGCCCTTGGCAGATTGCAGTAGCCTTCTGTCTTCTTTCCGGCACGTTCTCGTGCTGACTCAAGAAAACTAAGGGTCTGTATTTCGAGCcaaatattaagaataattcCTTCACATACCTAGCAGAGAGGATTTTGGATTGAGCATGCATGCCCATAACTGATTTCCACATAACAGGGAAGTTTCGTTCATCTCTGGTGTCCTTCCAAATGGAAAGTATACGCCCATACACACATATCCACACCCACACATCCACACGTGCCCATAAAcaccacatccacacacacacaccccaacacacatccacactcacatgcacacatattcCTTGGTCTTTAAGAAAATCTTCTCATGCAGAAGGTTTCCTAAATGTATttcctcaaattaaaaatagcacaAGCTCACTGTAGAGCAAATAGAAAGAAACTGACATCACCTACAATAACATCACCCAGAAATAAAAGCTGTCATATTTgggtgtatttcattttttttcaaaaatatctacAGATTTATAAAGTTACTACTATTTTGAATATACAATTTTctatgttgttttaatttaatattacattataaGCAGTTTTGTCAAGTTGTTAAAGTTTACTCATAAGCATATTAATAGGATCATCAGCATTTACCAGATTACTAGAATTAAATTGattctattttttgttattgtgacTAATATTTCGGGAAACACTTTTGTAGCAATTGTCATCCACCTTTTGGATATTTTGAAAGGACAGGTTCCTCAAAAGGAATTCCTGGTACAAAGGGcaaggatattcttttttttttttttttttttttttaaagattttatttatttatttgagacagagagaatgagagagagagagagagagcacatgagaggggtgagggtcatagggagaagcaggctccccgccgagcagggagcccgatgcgggactcgatccagggactccaggatcatgacctgagccgaaggcagtcgcttaaccaactgagccacccaggcgcccaaagggcAAGGATATTCTTAAGGCTCCTGGTCACAGGAGATAAGGTTCGAGGCATTCTCTCTTCAATGGACTGGTGGCCATAAGGGCCAGCGTTATTCCCAGTGAGCCGCCTGTGATTCTGAAGTGTTCACAGGGTGGTGAGAAAAACAGTGCCTTAGattcgggggggcggggggggcgagAAAGAGGTTGTAATGGTGGACATTTTGTGGTGGGCGGGGTGGATTTAGGCTGactggagggagaagagagggtcTGCAATGCAGGGAACCCGGGTAAGCAGAACCCCGGGGACGGGAGCAAGCCCCCCGGCTTGTGCGCCTCGCCTACAGACAGCCCTCCCCTTTCTGCTGACTCTGCAGAGGTTCCCCTCTTTGGGCCGTGCCTTCTGATCATGAAGGTGGCCGTCATTGCTCATATTGTCACAGCAGCTCACATTGACTGAACCCTACCGCATGCCACTTCACTTCACTCATTCAGCCCTCTCAACACCCCTAGGAGGTGTGTGTACtgttttacagacgaggaaacagaggcacaaagaggttgTCATTATCTCAGCGGGAGAGCTGGAATTCAGTCCCAAGCAGCTCAGCCCCAGAGGCAGCCCTTTTATCCACCAGATCCT
This genomic window from Halichoerus grypus chromosome 12, mHalGry1.hap1.1, whole genome shotgun sequence contains:
- the WIPF3 gene encoding WAS/WASL-interacting protein family member 3 isoform X7, whose amino-acid sequence is MPVPPPPPPPPPPPLPPPPPPLAAPPPPPPPVPLVGTDISSLRKADPKGRSALLADIQQGTRLRKVTQINDRSAPQIESSKGINKEGGGSANSRGGSTPPSLGDLFAGGFPVLRPAGQRDVAGGKTGQAPGSRAPSPRLPTKTLSGPLNPPASPRLGNASEAHGTARTVPPRPSMPAPPPPTPPPPPPPLPPPLPPSSPTKAPLVSPPGPPTKGNPPGVAPPLPSAPPPPPPPPPHPATPPPPPLASVLSDKAMKPQLAPLYLPPIPPPLPLLPPCGYPGLTAQDVREPPAPPPPPPPPSLYASCTPRSSVPMPPLPGANNNSEAPLLLPPKSPSLQAQSPKSSVQALPVPPAPPGSQPFLQKKRPGRGPGRTPGPWLHAEAAGQSSDDIKGRNSQLSLKTLR
- the WIPF3 gene encoding WAS/WASL-interacting protein family member 3 isoform X6 — translated: MPVPPPPPPPPPPPLPPPPPPLAAPPPPPPPVPLVGTDISSLRKADPKGRSALLADIQQGTRLRKVTQINDRSAPQIESSKGINKEGGGSANSRGGSTPPSLGDLFAGGFPVLRPAGQRDVAGGKTGQAPGSRAPSPRLPTKTLSGPLNPPASPRLGNASEAHGTARTVPPRPSMPAPPPPTPPPPPPPLPPPLPPSSPTKAPLVSPPGPPTKGNPPGVAPPLPSAPPPPPPPPPHPATPPPPPLASVLSDKAMKPQLAPLYLPPIPPPLPLLPPCGYPGLTAQDVREPPAPPPPPPPPSLYASCTPRSSVPMPPLPGANNNSEAPLLLPPKSPSLQAQSPKSSVQALPVPPAPPGSQPFLQKKRPGRGPGTSGGKLNPPPAPPARSPTTELSSRSQQAPAWTPTQQPGGQLRNGSLRIIDDFESKFTFHTVEDFPPPDEYKPCQKIYPSKIPRTHRSRTARLAGLVGGFQRDPA
- the WIPF3 gene encoding WAS/WASL-interacting protein family member 3 isoform X5, with amino-acid sequence MPVPPPPPPPPPPPLPPPPPPLAAPPPPPPPVPLVGTDISSLRKADPKGRSALLADIQQGTRLRKVTQINDRSAPQIESSKGINKEGGGSANSRGGSTPPSLGDLFAGGFPVLRPAGQRDVAGGKTGQAPGSRAPSPRLPTKTLSGPLNPPASPRLGNASEAHGTARTVPPRPSMPAPPPPTPPPPPPPLPPPLPPSSPTKAPLVSPPGPPTKGNPPGVAPPLPSAPPPPPPPPPHPATPPPPPLASVLSDKAMKPQLAPLYLPPIPPPLPLLPPCGYPGLTAQDVREPPAPPPPPPPPSLYASCTPRSSVPMPPLPGANNNSEAPLLLPPKSPSLQAQSPKSSVQALPVPPAPPGSQPFLQKKRPGRGPGTSGGKLNPPPAPPARSPTTELSSRSQQAPAWTPTQQPGGQLRNGSLRIIDDFESKFTFHTVEDFPPPDEYKPCQKIYPSKIPRSRTPGPWLHAEAAGQSSDDIKGRNSQR
- the WIPF3 gene encoding WAS/WASL-interacting protein family member 3 isoform X3 gives rise to the protein MPVPPPPPPPPPPPLPPPPPPLAAPPPPPPPVPLVGTDISSLRKADPKGRSALLADIQQGTRLRKVTQINDRSAPQIESSKGINKEGGGSANSRGGSTPPSLGDLFAGGFPVLRPAGQRDVAGGKTGQAPGSRAPSPRLPTKTLSGPLNPPASPRLGNASEAHGTARTVPPRPSMPAPPPPTPPPPPPPLPPPLPPSSPTKAPLVSPPGPPTKGNPPGVAPPLPSAPPPPPPPPPHPATPPPPPLASVLSDKAMKPQLAPLYLPPIPPPLPLLPPCGYPGLTAQDVREPPAPPPPPPPPSLYASCTPRSSVPMPPLPGANNNSEAPLLLPPKSPSLQAQSPKSSVQALPVPPAPPGSQPFLQKKRPGRGPGTSGGKLNPPPAPPARSPTTELSSRSQQAPAWTPTQQPGGQLRNGSLRIIDDFESKFTFHTVEDFPPPDEYKPCQKIYPSKIPRSRTPGPWLHAEAAGQSSDDIKGRNSQLSLKTLR
- the WIPF3 gene encoding WAS/WASL-interacting protein family member 3 isoform X2 — translated: MPVPPPPPPPPPPPLPPPPPPLAAPPPPPPPVPLVGTDISSLRKADPKGRSALLADIQQGTRLRKVTQINDRSAPQIESSKGINKEGGGSANSRGGSTPPSLGDLFAGGFPVLRPAGQRDVAGGKTGQAPGSRAPSPRLPTKTLSGPLNPPASPRLGNASEAHGTARTVPPRPSMPAPPPPTPPPPPPPLPPPLPPSSPTKAPLVSPPGPPTKGNPPGVAPPLPSAPPPPPPPPPHPATPPPPPLASVLSDKAMKPQLAPLYLPPIPPPLPLLPPCGYPGLTAQDVREPPAPPPPPPPPSLYASCTPRSSVPMPPLPGANNNSEAPLLLPPKSPSLQAQSPKSSVQALPVPPAPPGSQPFLQKKRPGRGPGTSGGKLNPPPAPPARSPTTELSSRSQQAPAWTPTQQPGGQLRNGSLRIIDDFESKFTFHTVEDFPPPDEYKPCQKIYPSKIPRRVQFVLTHVSSPQESHCKAGRTCGRLSERPGLNGQPRL
- the WIPF3 gene encoding WAS/WASL-interacting protein family member 3 isoform X4 is translated as MPVPPPPPPPPPPPLPPPPPPLAAPPPPPPPVPLVGTDISSLRKADPKGRSALLADIQQGTRLRKVTQINDRSAPQIESSKGINKEGGGSANSRGGSTPPSLGDLFAGGFPVLRPAGQRDVAGGKTGQAPGSRAPSPRLPTKTLSGPLNPPASPRLGNASEAHGTARTVPPRPSMPAPPPPTPPPPPPPLPPPLPPSSPTKAPLVSPPGPPTKGNPPGVAPPLPSAPPPPPPPPPHPATPPPPPLASVLSDKAMKPQLAPLYLPPIPPPLPLLPPCGYPGLTAQDVREPPAPPPPPPPPSLYASCTPRSSVPMPPLPGANNNSEAPLLLPPKSPSLQAQSPKSSVQALPVPPAPPGSQPFLQKKRPGRGPGTSGGKLNPPPAPPARSPTTELSSRSQQAPAWTPTQQPGGQLRNGSLRIIDDFESKFTFHTVEDFPPPDEYKPCQKIYPSKIPRSRTPGPWLHAEAAGQSSDDIKGRNSQQR